One Exiguobacterium sp. BMC-KP genomic window, ACGACCGATGCGAGTGTCTCGTCCATTGGCACACGCGATTCACCGTAACGTTCGATCCCGGCTTTATCACCGAGCGCTTCCGTCAATGCTGCCCCGAGGACGATCGCTGTATCTTCGACCGTGTGGTGGGCATCGATCCACGTATCACCTTTTGCGGTTACCTTCAGACCGATTCGGGCCTGAAAGGCGAATAATGTCAACATATGATCAAAGAATCCGACACCGGTCTTGATCTCAACAGGACCTCCTGCGAGATCAATCTCGACCTTGATGTCTGACTCTGCACTTACTCGTTCGCTTGCGCCACGCCGCATCGTAATTCCTCCTCTACACACGTTTCTAATACTTGCATCGCTTCTGGTGATCCACAACTGACACGGAATGCTTGGTCAAACAAGCGGATTCGCAATCCGGCGTCAGCACAACGCTGCGTAAAGCGCTCGGCTTCTGAATACTCGACATAGACGAAGTTCGCTGCACTCGGATACGTCTTCCCGATCGGGGCGAGAATCCGTTCAATTGCTTCACGGCTCGCATACGTTTCCTCTAAGACACGATCGAGTTCCGGTTCTGCCATGATGGCGATACCGACAGCTGCCGATAAACCAGAGACGTTATATGGTGATTTAATCTGTTCGATTTCTTCGATGATTTGTTCGCTCGCGATGACAAAACCAAGTCGGAGCGATGCGAGTCCGAACGCTTTTGAGAGTGTCCGTAAGATGATCGCTTTCGGATACTCTTCTAGTAGATGAAGCATCGACTGTTCGAGCGCGAAGTCGATATACGCCTCATCGATGACGACGTATTTGCCACTGTCGAGCAAACGGCGGATGTCTGCTTCCTTGCGAAGGACACCGGACGGATTGTGCGGGTGACTCAAGAAGATGATCTCACCGGGTGCGGCAATCAATCCGTCAACGTCAAGCGCCATCTCGTCAAGTAACGGCACGCGTTCGAACGGTGCCCGTGCTCGGTCAGCGTAGAACTGGTACATGACGAAGTCCGGTTCTGAGGCAATGACTGGCATACCGGGTCCCCCGTAGCGGGCACATAAGTAGCCGATCAACTCATCCGAGCCATTTCCGGCGACGAGTTGCGTCGGACGGACACCAGCGTACGTCGCGTACGATGCTTTGACTTGATCGATGATTTCAACAGGATATTCGTTTAATGGGAACGTTGCGATCAATTCCTGAATCGCTTTAATCCCGACTGGACTGTGGGTCGTGAATCGTTCGTTTTGGTGTAATCGCATTAGTCTTCCCTCACTTCGATAGCTTGTGCGTGTGCTTCAAGTCCTTCGACCCGGGCAACGGTCTTCGCTGCGTTCGCGAGACGTTGTACGCCTTCACGTGTTGCTTCGAGCATCGTTTGGTGACGTAGGAACGTCCGCGCTGATAATCCAGACGCAAAACGAGCTGTCCCGGATGTCGGTAAGACGTGGTTCGTTCCGGCAACGTAATCGCCGAGTGTTTCCGGTGTCTCGTGACCGAGGAAGATCATCCCAGCGTGACGGATCGATTTGACGACCTCTTGCGGATTGGCAACCGCGAGTTCCAAGTGTTCCGCTGCGAGGCGGTTTGCTTCTTCAATCGCTGTTTCGAGTGGGGCGACGAAAACACCACCGTTTTCCATTGCACGACGAGCAATCTCTTGACGCGGCAATTGCTGTAAGCGTCGTTCGATTTCTGCATCAACGGCTTGTTTCATCTCTTCTGTCGGCACGAAGGCGATCGCGACAGCGTCACGGTCGTGTTCAGCTTGAGCAAGAAGATCAGCTGCGATCCGGTCCGGATGCGCCGTTTTGTCAGCGATGACGACGACTTCCGATGGACCGGCGACCGAGTCAATCCCGACGATGCCGTAAACTTGGCGTTTCGCTTCGGCGACGAAGCGGTTCCCGGGTCCGACGATTAAATCGACAGATTGGATACTTTCTGTTCCGAATGTCAGCGCTGCGACCGCTTGCGCTCCACCAATCGTATAGATTTCTGTCACACCAGCGATGCGTGCGGCAACGAGAACCTCGTCACTTAAGTTCGTCATCGGCGTCACCATGACGACACGGTCGACACCAGCAACCTTCGCTGGAATGGCGTTCATCAAGACCGTCGATGGATAACTCGCTGCACCACCCGGTACGTAGATCCCGACTGAATCGACGGGAACGAACCGTTGACGTCGTGTCACGTCTGCTTCGACGAGTTCGATGTCAGACGGAAGTTCCTGTTCGTGCCATTCGACGAGCCGTATCGCCATCAACTTCAACGAGTCGATCAAGTTCGCGTCTGCCTGTTCGAACGCTTGTGTGATCCGTGTTTCACTGAGACGGAAATCTTCGAGATCGACCTGATCGAATTGGTTCGTGTAATCGCGGACAGCAGCGTCACCGTCTGTTGCGACGCGTTCGAGAATCGCGCGGACTGCGAGCTCCGTGTCGCGATCGATGCTGAAAGGTTTTGTCGGTGTCATGATCGTGTCACTCCTTCTGTCAATTGCTCCAGCAAGCGGATGACTTCAACCCGCTTCCGTTTTAACGTCCATTCACTCGTAAAGAACCGAGCACTGATATCGATGATTTTCTCGTATTCGTTTAATCCGTTGGCGCGTAACGTCTCACCTGTCTCGACGATATCGACGATCGCGTCAGCAAGTCCGAGTAACGGTGCTAGTTCGACCGATCCGTTCAACGGTACGATATCGACGTCGACACCGAGTTCGCTGAAGTAGCGTTTTGCGATGACGGGATACTTCGTCGCAATCCGGACGCGGCGCCCACCTTCAAATTGCAAAGGCTCTTTCGCACAGACGGACATTCGGCAGACACCGAACGGCAATTCTGTCAGTTCCGATAGTTCTTGATCCGATTCAAGTAAGATGTCGCTCCCCGTGATCGCGACATCAAGAACACCTTGGGCAACGTACGGAATCAAATCCGATCCTTTCATAAAGACGAATTCGTGCTCGCCCCGTTTGACGATCAGTTCGCGTTCAATGGCTCCCCATGTCTCGACGCCAGCTTCTTTTAGATAACGTTCTGTCGCTTTCGACAGCCGTCCTTTTGTAATTCCGATTCGCATTTAGAGCACCTCCGCCAACCGTTCGACCGAGAATCCGATGCCGAACGCCTGTTGTTCTTGTCCGAATTGTTCATAAAGTCGGTCGTAGCGTCCACCGACGAGGACGGGTTCTGTCACACCTTCGATGAAACCGTGAATCGTGATCCCGTCATAGTACGTCTGTAAGCCCATTTGACCGAAGTCGAGATCGGCATTGACGGCTTCCGCGAGATCAAGCACGGCATTGAGTCGTGTCTCGTCAACGTACGGTAGAATCGTCTCTGCCCCTTCACGTCCGAATAATAACGGAAGTTTCGCAAGTAACGCATCATCGAGTTGACCCGCAATCCGCTTCAGTTCGATGACGTTACGTAAACGGAGCATCTGTGTCACTTGATCACGTAAGTGGTGATCACCGACGCGCGTCTCAATCAAATGCTCGATTAGACCGGCATCGCCGATTGAGAGTGTGACTTCTTTTCCTGTCAGTTCCTCAACGAGTCGGACCGCGAGTTGGATCGCTTCGACTTCCGCGAGTTGTCCCCGTTCCTCAAACCCGACTTGGAACTTCTCTTCTGGTTGAAAGACCGAGCCACTGTAGAAGACTCGTTTATATTGTTCGCGACCGCGTTCGCTGAGTGCACGCGCGACACTAGTCGTAAAGTCCATCCGAATCTGTTCCCGTCCACCGATTTCCTCAATTAGGGGGGTGATTAATCGGGTATAGTTAGATTGTTCGAGTCCATCTTCGAGCTGACGGATGACCCGTTGAAGCCTTGTTGCCGAGGCACCGACGTAATCCGTCGCTCCATCCTTGAGTCGAATCGTAGAAAATGATTGCATACTCCCACTCCTTTATCTTATTATCACTGTACCACGCTAAATTATTTAACGATAAGATACCGCGTTTCGGGCACATTGTCAATCGCTTTGCTTGCCAATTCTAAAAAATCGGAGGGTTTATCATGCAATTATTGAAATGGGACGGTCACGTCCACAGTCCATATTGTCCACACGGTACGAAGGATCCACTCGAAGCCTACATCGAGCGCGCGTTAGAGCAAGGCTTAGAACGAATCAGCTTCACGGAACATGCGCCTTTACCTGAAGGTCTGACGGACCCCGCACCGGATAACGATTCCGGAATGTCGTTCGCGACAGCCGATGCCTACCTGAAGGAATTGACACAACTCCGCGAGACATACAAGAATCAAATCGACATCCGGATCGGGATGGAGTTCGACTACTGGGAAGGGCATGTCGATGGCACGCGTGACATTATCGCTCGCTACGCTGACTTCTTGACCGACGGTATTCTCTCACTGCATTACTTATACATCGATGAGCAGTACTATGGCGTCGATTTCAGCAAGGAAAGCTTCGGTGAGATCGTCACGAAACTCGGGAGCGTCACAGCCGTCCATGAACGGTATTATGAAGGCATTCAAGCCCTCGTCATGACAGACCTCGGTGCACATCAACCAAAGCGGCTCGGTCACTTGACGTTACCGACGAAGTTCATCCAAACTTATCCGCTTGAATCGAATCCGTCGAACCTCGACGACACGTTGCGGAAGATCCGTCAGGCGAACTTTACGCTCGACGTCAACACGGCAGGACTTCGTAAGCCGTTATGTGGTCTTTCCTATCCTTACCCGGAACTCCTGCAAGTCACGCAGTCGTTATCGATTCCGCTCGTCTATGGATCAGATGCCCATCTTGCAAAAGATGTTGGTGCTGATTTTGATTTCAAATGGTAAGAACGTAAATAGATAAAAGATCGCGCGCTTCACTTACTCTGACAAGAGTTGTGTGAAGCGCGCGATTTTCTTTATTCTGTTTCGCTATACGGAAACGATCCTGACGTGACGGATGGCAATGATGCCGCAAGTATTTTAAGACGATCAACTGATACGTTACCAGCTAACAGAACCGTCTGTTCGCCGTCCTGATAAGACAAACTAGCTTCCCGCTTCGTCTCATGGACGTAAGCTTCTATTCCATTCATTAATGTCACGACCTCCGACGGTT contains:
- the hisD gene encoding histidinol dehydrogenase, translated to MTPTKPFSIDRDTELAVRAILERVATDGDAAVRDYTNQFDQVDLEDFRLSETRITQAFEQADANLIDSLKLMAIRLVEWHEQELPSDIELVEADVTRRQRFVPVDSVGIYVPGGAASYPSTVLMNAIPAKVAGVDRVVMVTPMTNLSDEVLVAARIAGVTEIYTIGGAQAVAALTFGTESIQSVDLIVGPGNRFVAEAKRQVYGIVGIDSVAGPSEVVVIADKTAHPDRIAADLLAQAEHDRDAVAIAFVPTEEMKQAVDAEIERRLQQLPRQEIARRAMENGGVFVAPLETAIEEANRLAAEHLELAVANPQEVVKSIRHAGMIFLGHETPETLGDYVAGTNHVLPTSGTARFASGLSARTFLRHQTMLEATREGVQRLANAAKTVARVEGLEAHAQAIEVRED
- the hisG gene encoding ATP phosphoribosyltransferase; the encoded protein is MRIGITKGRLSKATERYLKEAGVETWGAIERELIVKRGEHEFVFMKGSDLIPYVAQGVLDVAITGSDILLESDQELSELTELPFGVCRMSVCAKEPLQFEGGRRVRIATKYPVIAKRYFSELGVDVDIVPLNGSVELAPLLGLADAIVDIVETGETLRANGLNEYEKIIDISARFFTSEWTLKRKRVEVIRLLEQLTEGVTRS
- a CDS encoding pyridoxal phosphate-dependent aminotransferase, with the protein product MRLHQNERFTTHSPVGIKAIQELIATFPLNEYPVEIIDQVKASYATYAGVRPTQLVAGNGSDELIGYLCARYGGPGMPVIASEPDFVMYQFYADRARAPFERVPLLDEMALDVDGLIAAPGEIIFLSHPHNPSGVLRKEADIRRLLDSGKYVVIDEAYIDFALEQSMLHLLEEYPKAIILRTLSKAFGLASLRLGFVIASEQIIEEIEQIKSPYNVSGLSAAVGIAIMAEPELDRVLEETYASREAIERILAPIGKTYPSAANFVYVEYSEAERFTQRCADAGLRIRLFDQAFRVSCGSPEAMQVLETCVEEELRCGVAQANE
- a CDS encoding ATP phosphoribosyltransferase regulatory subunit, whose translation is MQSFSTIRLKDGATDYVGASATRLQRVIRQLEDGLEQSNYTRLITPLIEEIGGREQIRMDFTTSVARALSERGREQYKRVFYSGSVFQPEEKFQVGFEERGQLAEVEAIQLAVRLVEELTGKEVTLSIGDAGLIEHLIETRVGDHHLRDQVTQMLRLRNVIELKRIAGQLDDALLAKLPLLFGREGAETILPYVDETRLNAVLDLAEAVNADLDFGQMGLQTYYDGITIHGFIEGVTEPVLVGGRYDRLYEQFGQEQQAFGIGFSVERLAEVL
- the hisJ gene encoding histidinol-phosphatase HisJ is translated as MQLLKWDGHVHSPYCPHGTKDPLEAYIERALEQGLERISFTEHAPLPEGLTDPAPDNDSGMSFATADAYLKELTQLRETYKNQIDIRIGMEFDYWEGHVDGTRDIIARYADFLTDGILSLHYLYIDEQYYGVDFSKESFGEIVTKLGSVTAVHERYYEGIQALVMTDLGAHQPKRLGHLTLPTKFIQTYPLESNPSNLDDTLRKIRQANFTLDVNTAGLRKPLCGLSYPYPELLQVTQSLSIPLVYGSDAHLAKDVGADFDFKW
- the hisB gene encoding imidazoleglycerol-phosphate dehydratase HisB; the protein is MRRGASERVSAESDIKVEIDLAGGPVEIKTGVGFFDHMLTLFAFQARIGLKVTAKGDTWIDAHHTVEDTAIVLGAALTEALGDKAGIERYGESRVPMDETLASVVLDFSGRPFTVFRASFKNPKLGDFDTELAEEFFQGLSRSARMTIHAEVLYGSNTHHMIEGLFKALGRAVRQAVAVTSEGVPSTKGLIDQ